A DNA window from Hordeum vulgare subsp. vulgare chromosome 1H, MorexV3_pseudomolecules_assembly, whole genome shotgun sequence contains the following coding sequences:
- the LOC123446343 gene encoding fructose-1,6-bisphosphatase, cytosolic-like — MDHAAEAQRTDLMTITRHALNEQGRHPESRGDFTILLSHIVLGCKFVASAVNKAGLAKLIGLAGDTNIQGEEQKKLDVLSNEVFVKALISSGRTCLLVSEENEAAIFVDAPLRGKYCVCFDPLDGSSNIDCGVSIGTIFGIYMIKDKDNATLEDVLQPGTDMIAAGYCMYGSSCTLVLSTGNGVNGFTLDPSLGEFILTHPNIKIPSKGKIYSVNEGNARNWDGPTAKYVERCKFPQDGSSPKSLRYIGSMVADVHRTLLYGGIFLYPADKKSPNGKLRVLYEVFPMSFLMEQAGGQSFTGKQRALEIVPCDIHQRSPIFLGSYDDVEEIKLLYASESSTA; from the exons ATGGACCACGCGGCGGAGGCGCAGCGGACGGACCTGATGACGATCACGCGGCACGCGCTGAACGAGCAGGGCCGGCACCCGGAGTCCCGGGGCGACTTCACCATCCTCCTCTCCCACATCGTCCTCGGCTGCAAGTTCGTCGCCTCCGCCGTCAACAAGGCCGGCCTCGCCAAGCTCATCGGCCTCGCCGGCGACACCAACATCCAG ggggaggagcagaagaagctgGACGTGCTCTCCAACGAGGTCTTTGTCAAGGCGCTCATCAGCAGCGGCCGCACC TGCCTTCTCGTGTCTGAGGAGAACGAGGCGGCCATATTCGTGGACGCCCCGCTCCGCGGGAAGTACTGCGTATGCTTCGACCCCTTGGACGGCTCCTCCAACATCGACTGCGGCGTCTCCATCGGGACC ATCTTTGGGATCTACATGATCAAAGACAAGGACAACGCGACTCTGGAGGACGTGCTGCAGCCCGGGACCGACATGATCGCTGCTGGCTACTGCATGTACGGGAGTTCATGCACG CTTGTGTTAAGCACTGGGAATGGTGTGAATGGCTTCACTCTTGATCCTTCCCTTGGGGAGTTCATACTTACCCATCCCAACATAAAG ATACCAAGCAAGGGGAAGATCTATTCTGTCAACGAAGGGAATGCCAGAAACTGGGACGGGCCGACAGCAAA GTACGTAGAGAGATGCAAGTTCCCCCAAGACGGCTCATCGCCCAAATCCTTGAGATATATTGGAAG CATGGTTGCTGATGTTCACCGTACCCTGCTCTACGGAGGCATATTTCTGTACCCCGCGGACAAGAAGAGCCCCAACGGAAAGCTTCG TGTTCTGTACGAGGTATTCCCCATGTCGTTCCTGATGGAGCAAGCCGGAGGCCAGTCTTTCACCGGCAAACAGCGG GCCCTTGAAATTGTCCCTTGTGACATACACCAGAGGTCTCCGATATTCCTCGGGAGCTACGATGATGTGGAGGAGATTAAATTACTGTACGCTTCGGAGTCGAGCACCGCCTGA